The Thermosynechococcus sp. CL-1 genomic interval CACATTTACCCTGACAGGCTTTCTGATTCCCACCATCATTGACACGCTCCAAGCCAAGGACTACCACTACGAGGATGTCTGGCCAGAGGATGTGATCTACAAAGGCTATGGCGGTGTGGATTGTGTCGAAGCGGGTGGCCCCCCGGCTGGGGCAGGCTGTGGCGGCTATGTGGTCGGTGAAACGGTCAAGCTCCTCAAGGAACTGAATGCCTTTGATGAATACGATGTCATTCTCTTTGACGTTCTGGGGGATGTGGTCTGTGGTGGCTTTGCGGCCCCCCTTAACTATGCCGATTATTGCCTGATTGTCACCGATAATGGTTTTGATGCCCTCTTTGCGGCGAATCGCATTGCCGCCTCCGTCCGTGAAAAAGCGCGCACGCACCCCCTGCGCCTTGCGGGTCTCATTGGCAATCGCACCAGTAAGCGGGATCTCATTGAAAAATATGTGGAAGCCGTGCCCATGCCCATCCTTGAAGTGCTGCCGCTGATTGAGGATATTCGCGTGTCACGGGTCAAGGGCAAAACCCTCTTTGAGATGGCCGAAAGCGATCCCAGTCTCAACTATGTCTGTGACTACTACTTGAACATTGCCGATCAAATTTTGGCGCGGCCTGAGGGGGTGGTGCCCAAGGATGCCCCCGATCGCGACCTTTTTGCCCTGCTCTCCGACTTCTACTTAAACCCACAGGGGTCAGAACGGTCACTTGCAGCGGTCTAAAACTCTCCTAGAATACTCCACGGAACCCCTTCGCTGGAGTGAGTATGAACCCTGAGCAATTACGGCAAAGCGCACGCAGTAAGTGGCTGGCCTACTACCAAGAAAACCACCATTGGATTGTCCGCTTGGCGATTTGGAGTACCTATCGCGGTCAACGGCGCCCCTCCTCAAGTTTTATTTTGGGGGTGCTGACGGCTTTGGAACCGCGCTTACTGGATGCTCTACCCGTCATTGTCGAACTCAGCAACGATCCCGATCGCATTATTTCTGCCTTGGGCTTGAACTTCAACCCCGACGAAGAACGGGCCAACGGCGATAACCCTCCTCAACTGCCCCCAGAACCTCGCTTACTACCCCCTAAGCCCTTTGTCAGTAATCGGGCTGAAGAACACGGTGAGGAGGCTGCTCAAAGTCATCAAACCTAGTTCCAATCGTTTCTAAATTTGGAGGCTCTCCCTATGACTGCGACTGCTCCCAATGCCCTCAACTTTGAGTGTGAAACGGGCAATTACCACACCTTTTGTCCCATCAGCTGTGTGGCTTGGCTGTACCAAAAAATTGAAGACAGTTTCTTTTTGGTCATTGGCACCAAGACCTGTGGCTACTTTTTGCAGAATGCGATGGGGGTGATGATTTTTGCCGAACCCCGCTATGCCATGGCGGAGCTCGAAGAGGGAGATATTTCGGCGCAACTCAATGATTATGAAGAGCTAAAGCGCCTCTGCCTCCAAATCAAGCGCGATCGCAACCCCAGTGTCATTGTCTGGATTGGCACCTGCACCACGGAAATTATCAAAATGGACTTGGAGGGACTGGCGCCCAAACTAGAAGCCGAAATTGGCATTCCCATTGTTGTGGCTCGTGCCAATGGTCTGGACTATGCCTTTACCCAAGGGGAAGATACGGTGCTAGCAGCCATGGCCGCCCGTTGTCCCACGCCCACAGCGGTGAGCGATCCAGAGGAACGCAACCCCATCCAGCGCCTTCTCAACTTTGGCAAGAAAAAAGAGGATCTCCAAGCTGAATCCCACCAGTACCACGACCACCCACCCCTTATTCTCTTTGGCTCCCTGCCCGATCCCGTGGTGACCCAACTCACCTTGGAATTAAAAAAACAGGGCATCAAGGTGTCAGGATGGCTGCCTGCCAAACGCTATACCGAATTGCCAGTGATTGATGAGGGCTACTACGTTGCTGGTGTGAATCCCTTCCTCAGTCGTACCGCCACTACCTTGATTCGCCGCCGCAAATGTCAACTCATTACGGCTCCCTTTCCCATTGGCCCTGATGGTAGCCGCGCGTGGATCGAACAGATTTGTACCACTTTTGGGATTCAGCCCCAAGGCCTAGCGGAGCGCGAAGCCGAAACTTGGGAAAAACTGAGCGACTACCTTGAATTGGTGCGAGGCAAATCGGTCTTTTTCATGGGGGATAATCTCCTAGAGATCTCCCTAGCGCGGTTTTTGATTCGCTGTGGTATGCGGGTACTAGAAATTGGCATCCCCTACATGGATAAACGTTACCAAGCAGCTGAGCTAGAACTCTTGACGAAGACTTGTGGCGAGATGGGGCATCCCCTCCCCACCATTGTTGAAAAACCCGATAACTACAATCAACTTCAGCGGATTAAGGCGCTCCAGCCCGACCTTGTGATTACGGGTATGGCTCATGCCAATCCCCTCGAAGCCCGTGGCATCAGCACCAAGTGGTCTGTGGAATTCACCTTTGCCCAAATTCACGGCTTTGGCAATGCCCGTGACATTCTAGAACTCGTTACCCGTCCGCTGCGGCGCAATCAAGCCCTTGCAGGGTTAGGTTGGCAAAAACTGGTTGCCAACTAAAGGCCAACTAAAAAAATGAACCCCCTCTGAACAGACTCGGAGGGGGTAATCCCTACTCAGAAGTGTTAGCGTTGCCGTGGAGGTTGGAGAATCTGATTTTGAATATTTGGCGGCATACTCCCGGGTGTTGGCGTGTACTGATAGCCAAAGCCGGCATTTTGGGTATCATCAACAATCTTCGGCGTCACCATCACCACCAGTTCATTGCGTTGACGCTGGTTGCTCTCGCGGCGGAACAACCGCCCCAACAAGGGAATGTCTCCTAGGATTGGAATCTTACTCACCAACGAGCGATCTTGATCTTGGATAATGCCCGCCAGCATCAAGGTTTGGCCATCCCGCAAGCGAATCCGCCCCGACTCCATCCGCCGCTGTGAGATCAGTGTCCCCGTCGAGGGGTTAGTAACCCCCGGAAAGACGACTGCATAGGTGCCACTGGGAACACTCACTTCAGGCGAGAGTTGCAGCGTAATGAAGCCATTATCGTCAATTTGATCGACGGTGACATTAAAAATAACACCCACAGGTCGCAGGATTGGGCGAATCTGTTGAGTCGCGATCGCCCCGCCGCCGCCAGTGGCTTGTTGATCAGCAGTGGATTCAATGCCAGAGAAAATTTCTTGGGTCAAATTGACTTGCGCAGCACTCCCCTCCTGAATGACAAGGGTTGGATTCGTCAAAATTGTGGCGTTACCGGTTTGGATAGCCAACTGAAGCTGGCCAAAGAAGTTACTGAGGGCTTGTCCTACACCTAACCCCGGCACAGCAAACCCCGGTACCCCGACTCCAGGTAAAACAAACTGTTGCGGTGGTGCGGTTTGATCGTTGACGATATTACCAGCACCGTCCACCGTCACAGTCCGCTCTGGCCCCAGTAAGAATCGCTGCGGCGGGAAGGCGACGGGGGGTTGAATCACCTGACCACCGGGTACGCCACCGGGGAGTGTCCCCCGTTGCAGGGTTAGCCCTGTAGCATCAAAAATTGCCCCAAAGAGGGAGGAACCAAAGTTGGTGACTAGGTCAGCGTTGGCGGTACGACCCCGCAACAGGTTCACATCAATAAACTTGACATTAACCATCACCTGCCGCTTACGGATGTCAAATTGCTGAATCAATTGCGTAGCAATTTCTACCTTGCGGGGGGTGCCAATCAATGTAATAGTGTTGGTGCGGGGGTCACCCACCACCTCTAGTCCCCGCAGGAGTGAGCTTCGACAAATTTGGCCAACCACACCGCCAGCCGCTGCTGGGACTTGCAGCTGTTCACAGGCGGTTAGCGCCTGAGATGGGCCAGTATCTGGCAAGTTTGCACCATACATTTCCAAAAGCTGCACTGCCCCTAGTTGCAGGTCACCCTCACGGGTACTGGTTGTACGGTTGAGAGCGGTTTGGGCGGTTGTTGCAGCTTGGGCACCCCTAGCTCCGCCCCCGATGGTGCCGCCGGTTGCAGCAAGGGAGCTGATTTCCCGTGTCGTTGAACCCGCCCCAAAGACCCGCATCTGATTGAGGCGGATGGTGCGGACAATGCGGTTTTGGGCATCGGGGGGTAAGGCTTGACCCACAAAGATAGTGCGGCCTTGGCGATTGGCTTTGAGATTGGTAACCCGCAGCACATAGTTGAATACGTCTTGAACGGATTCATTCTCAATATCCAGGGAGATGGTGACGCCGCCCGCTTCGCCATTGCCTTCCGGAAAGACAACGTTCATATTGGCGGCACGAGCCAGTAGGGAAAGAACCTCCCGCACTGGAGCCTCCCGCAGCAGTAGGCGGGGAATCCGTTCATTGGTGCCCAGTTGAATCGCGTCGGGGTCAGCATTGACTGGGCTAATCAGCATATCGCCAACAGGGGGTGGCACTGGGCGCGGCAGAAAAGGCGGCACCGCACTAGGGCCGGGGGGCATGGCCATGGGTTGACCACTGGGGGACACTTGAGGACCAGCGGGGCTTTGAGCAGTAATGAAGTTAATTTGCAGGCCATCGCGTCCTTCGCGGATGACTTCACTAATGGGAGCAGCACTAATGCCATTCACGGTGACGCGGATGGTTTTGGCGTCCAGTTGCACCACCTCGACGGAGGAGATACCGGGGGCGGGGTTATCTTGGCGGAAGGCTCCCCCTTGGGGTAGGCGCAGTTGGCTATTGGGAATATCAGCAATGGAGGCATTGCCGCGATTGACGGTGAAAACTGCTGGCCGTAGATTCCCCTGCACGTTGAAGAGGAGTTGAATGCCGTTGGGAGCTGTTACTAGACGAACTCCCGTAATTTCCGTTGCTGTGGCCCAAGTGGGGGTTTGACTGGCAGCAACAAGGGCCGTTGTGGCCACCCCTAAGCCGAGACGATGTAAAAGCTGACTCACGATGCTTGACTCCTCACAAATGCCACCAAATGTATGAAAAGAGAATGCAACTCGCTCCCAAGACACTCTACGCTGCTTTTTGGCTTGCCATGCGCTATTGCTGTTGTTGTTGCGGTTGTCCTTGCTGCTCACCTCCTTGGGGTGGGGGGGCCAAAGCGGCAATTTCCTCAGGGGTTAGGGGTACGTAGGCCATAAGCTTAAACGTGGTAATCACTTCGCCGGGCTTATCAGCAACGAGTTCCATCGTCAGGTTGTTAATCACGAGGAAGTTCTGCTGCTGGTCAATTTTTTGCATGATCTGCAAAATGCTGGGAAATGGCCCTTGAATCGTAACGTTGGTTACCTGTTGTTTTAGTTTGGCATTTAATTCGGGGCCAAGGGAGCCATCTTGGACAATTCCTGAAGCTGCACTATCGGGTTCAAATGTGGTCAGTTGGGCACCGCTGGTCAGGATTAGGCGGTTAATGTCAAGGAGGAGGGTGTCTAGGGCTTCCTGAGTGGCAAAGAGCGATCGCACGTCACGATTTTGCTGCTTGGCGCGCTCTAACCCCGCTACCACATCATTAAGTTGCTTCAGGATCACTTCCCGCTGGGAGAGGTCATTTTCCTGTTGGGCAATTTCCTCCTGTAACTTGGCCGCTTCCTCCAGTTTGGGGGCAATGAGAAGACTCCCCAAGTAAACCGCTGCTCCCAAACCTACCAAGGCAATAAGGACACCACTGACGACGGGTGTCAGGGTAATGCCAAAGACCGTCGGATAATTGGGTGCGGGTTCCTCAATCGGGGGGCCGCCAAAATCGCCAGTTAGGGTCATTCCTGTACCACTCCTTTTTCTTTGAGAAATTGAATGCGCGCCACCAGTCCTTCAACGCCATTGGCTGCGAGTTCTTCAAGGAGTTCCGATGCCGGCACGCTGGCGATCGCCGTCTTGATATTGAAGGAAACCCTTGCGGTTGTCTCTTCCTCACCCTGTTGATTTGCCCGTTCCGCCTTCACCAACTGAGTGGCCTTGCCATCAAAGAAGGGAGAGCGATTTTGCAAGAGCAAAAGAAAGTCACTGACTGCATCAAAGGATACGGCTGTGCCTTCAATCGTTAGCTCTTGGCCTGTTTGTCCGCCTTGGGTAATCCGCCGAATTTGTACCCCTGCTGGCGTTTGAGTTGCCATATTGCGCATCACCGCCGACCAAGGTTTGACCTGATTAAACACCGAGGCTAGGGCTTTGGTTTCCGCGGTAACCTGCTCCTGCTCTTTTTTAATTTCATCCATGCGTTGCAGGTTTGGAGAAATCGCTGCAAGGCGATTCTGAATGCTTTTTTGCTTACTCGTCAGTTGTTGCAGCCAGAGGTTCGCACCCACTGAGCCGAGGAGTGCAAGCCCTACAAAAAAGAGCGCCGCTACAGAGCCAAGAATAATCGGCACATTACTCATTCCTGCCGCTGCGGCTGTGGTAGCAGCCATGCCCCCCACTTCGGGACGTTCTTTAAGGAGGTTAATCTCAATTGAGTACATCGGGGATGCTCCTAAGCGCCACGCAGACCAAGACCAATCACCGTGCCGAGGGCAGGGCGTTTTTCGAGGGGAATCTCTTCTAGGGTTTGCAGTCCCAGCAAACTAATGGGGTCAACCAAAGTGGTGGCATAGTTGAGCCGCTGACTAAAAAACTCATCCACTTGACCAATACTGGCACCGGGACCGGCAAGCAGCAACTGCGAGACCTCTAGACTTTCCCCTTGGTTGAGGTAAAAGTCAATGGAGCGGCGGATTTCGTCTGCTAGATCGGAGAGCACTCGCAAAATAGCGGCACCACTGGGGTTGAGTGCTCCGGTCACATCCATCGGCTCTAGGGGAACGGTCAGATTCTCAATCAGGTCAACGCCCATCGAAGGCGGCAAGTTCATGGCGCGGCTAATGGCTTCTTGCATCCGTTCTTTACCAATGGGCACTTTGCGGTTGAACTGGGGAATGCCATCTTTGACGATGCTAATTTCTGTGCCCTCGTCGCCTATATCAATAATCGCTGCTGCTTCGCCCACAAACTGCTGTAGTGAATCCCGCAGGGTACGCATGAGGGCAAAATTGGTCACTTCAAGGGCGATGAGTTGTAAACCGGCTTGGGTAAAGGCATTGATGTAGGCATCGGTCACTTCGCGGGGCGTGCCCACGAGCAAAATTTCTACCCGCTCAATGCCATCTTCATCAAGGGAGGTTCCCAGTTTTTGATAGTCAACATCGGCCTCTTCACGGGGAAAGGGCAGGTAGAGGGGCGCTTCCTGCATGAGAACCACTTCCCGCAATTCATAGTCGGGTAATTCCGCAGGCAGGCGAATCAGGCGAATCACGGCTTCATTCATGGGAATGGCACTGATCACCTCTTTTTGTTTGATGCGCTTATCCTCAATCCCTTGACGGATGGCATCGGCGACGGCGGTGGTGTCAATGATGCGGCCTTCTTCAATGGCGCCTTCACTCAAGGGCACTGAGGCCATAGCGGTCATTTTCAGACCCTGCTTTTGCCGCTGAAGCTGTACGATATTGACCCGCTCTGGGGTGAGTTCAATCCCCAAGCCCTGCTTTGGTTTTGCAAATAGATTTCCCAGCACAATATCACCCACCAGTGAACGGTCAAGTTTGCATTAGCGAGATGGCGTGAAGAGTGAATTTCAGAACGAGGCCAGACCCTAACCTGACAGGGTTATGGAAACACCTGTGTTGCTAAGGCGATCATAACCAATGTGCATCGGCTCTTTCCAATGCATTGGTATGGTTTGCAAAGTGGCTTTATGCAAAACTTGAGCGATCGCTCTTGGGGAAAGTCACCAGCGATCGCTCAATGATGGTATCAGTTTTTCTTATTAAGATCAACTAGGGCTGAACAATCACCCGTGTGCCCACCTCAATTTTTTCAAAGAGGGCGCGAATATCATCGTTGCGCATCCGCACACAGCCATGGGAAACGGCTTGGCCAATCAAAGATTCATTCGTTGTGCCGTGGAAGCCAGCATAGTTGTTATTTCCCATGGGGGCAAAGACAATCAGGCGATCGCCCAAAGGGTTGCGACCCCCCGGCGGAACCAAAACCCCCGTAAAGGGATTACGCCATTGGGGATTGACGACTTTGTGCAGCACTCTGAAATTACCTTGGGGCGTTTCCCAGCCCGGCTTGCCCACGGCCACGGGATAGCTGGCTAATACTTGATCACCTTCATAGAGAAAGACGCGGCGCTGCCGCAAGCGCAGGACAATTTTGCGTTCCAAAGCGGGTAGAAACGGAGTTGCCTCACCAAGGGGGGGAAGTGCCAAGGGCGCTAAGGTGGTCGGCAAGTACGGCTCTGACTCAGAGGCACGGCTCACCTTCAATTCTTCAGCACCCACAGCAGCCATAGGCAGGGTGGCGATCGCCCCCAGTGCTAAACCCAAGGTTTTTCCTCTGACCCAGCCCAACATGAGAACAACTCCGATCTCTCTCAGGATGTTTAGAACAGAATTTGTGTTGGCGGTGCCGGCGCTGGTGCTGCGGGGGGAATGGCAGCCGGACGCGGAGCCGGTGCTGAGCCACCCACTTGAGGCACTTGAATGGGGGTTACCGCGACATACTCAGGGGCAGGCACGATGGCGGCACAGATGATTTTGGCGGTGGGCACACTGGCCTTTGGATCCAAAATCACTGCCACATCCAGACCTTCAACAATTTCCTTGCGGAAGGGGCGCTGACGGTGCTTGCGATCAAACACCACCACAATCTCTTCACCCCAAGGTTGCCGCAGGGTGACATTATCTCCATCAATGTTGGTGACAACGCCCCGCACAGCCTTCACCTGCTTGGCTTCGGCGGGAGAAAGTAAAACAGTGGTACAGGTTGCCATTGCGGCCAAGGCAACAAGAGCGGTACGACGCAGATTCAACACAGTTCAACTCCTGATGTTTTTTTGTCTTTGGACGATTTAAAGATTGAATACTGAAAACTGAATACTGAGGAGTGAATAATTACCCGCATTCTACGTACGCCAACCTTGGGGCGTCAAGGCTAGAGCATAAATCTTGATGTTTTCTTATGTTTTCTTCAGCAAATTCAGCTTACAGAAGCTGTATGCAGGCGCGGGCGATCGCCCAATCCTCTTGGGTCTGAACCACGAGAACCCGTACGGGAGCAGTCGGCAGCGCAATGTCGCGATCGCCTTTGCTCTCTTCGTTAGCTGCGCTATCTAACTCAATTCCCAACCAACCCAGTCCTCGGCAGACATCGCGGCGCACACCGGCGGCATTTTCACCAATTCCTGCTGTGAATACCAACGCATCGAGACCACCAAGGCTGGGCAAGAGACTGGCAATGCCCCGTTGCAGGGAGTAGATAAAACAGTCATAGGCCAACTGCGCTTGGGCATTCCCCTGATCAATCGCTGCCAAGATCTGGCGCAAATCGTTACTCACCCCAGAGATTCCCAACAGGCCCGATTGCCGATTCACCAAGCGATCGAGGTCTTCAACTGTCTTGCCCCGCCGCAACAGATAGAGCAAAATTCCCGGATCAATGTCGCCACAGCGCGTCCCCATCATCACTCCCGCCGTGGGTGTAAAGCCCATCGTGGTCTCCACCGAGACTCCCCCCTTAACCGCAGTGAGGGAACAGCCATTGCCAAGGTGGCAGGTAATTAGGCGTAACGCTGCTAAGGGACGCTGTAATAGGGTGGCCGCCCGTTCACTGACGTATTGATGGCTAATGCCGTGGAAGCCGTAGCGTTGAATACCAGCGGTGGTCAATTCATAGGGAATAGGGTAGGTGCGCGCCACTGCTGGCAGTTGGGCATGGAACGCGGTATCAAACACGGCCACTTGGGGCGTTTGGGGACAAATGTCGGCCATTAATTCCATTCCCAGCAGGTTGGCTGGATTATGGAGCGGCGCATATTCACTAAATTCGGTAATTGCTGCTTTCACCTGCGCATCCACGCGCACCGCTGCTTGGTAACGGCTACCCCCATGAACCACGCGATGACCAATGATCGTAATCTCTGCAAGGCTTTCTAGGAGCGTTGTCGAGCCATTGGTGAGGGTGTCTAGGAGCGTTTTGAGCCAGTCCCGTAGGCCTGCAATTCCCCCCTCTGGGTGGGTTAGGCTGGCTTCGTAGCGCTGGTCGGCAGTTGTGACCTTGAGCCGCGCCACCGTTGGGTCTTGTCCCCAATCGAGCAGGCCTTGCCAAAGGGGAGCGGGGGGTGTGGCAGCCGTTGCCGCCATTTCAGGTGCTAACTGATACAAACAGGCTTTGAGGCTACTAGAGCCAGCATTTAACACCAGCACCGTGATCATGGCAGGCCCGCAAAAGCATCGCCTCTATCCTAGCCAAGCGCCCGTGGCAACCGATGCAGCGCAGAACACCTTGAGGCGAAAAAGATAGCCCTAGAATTGGGACAGGCATTGAGGAAGTCAGCGTGTTTTGGCAAAAGCTTAAATGGCGGCGACACGGTGTGTATCTGCTGTTGTTTCTATTGGGGCTGTTGATTGCGGCTGTGGTGCTCACTCAATTGCGATCGCACCCGATTCTCCGCCCTGCCCTAGACCCGCTGCCTCAACATCCACAAATCGCGGTACACATGAATCACTCCCAAGCCCACAGTTATCAAGAACCCTATCGCCCCTATACCCGTGAAGGGGAAGACCTTGAGGCAATCATGATTGAGCAGATTGCCAAGGCACAAAAGACGATTGATGTGGCGGTGCAGGAGTTTCGCTTACCCAATCTGGCCAAGGCCCTAGTAGCACGGCAGCAGGCGGGGGTGCGGGTACGAGTGGCGATGGAAAATACCTACACTGCGCCTTGGGCAACATACAGTGCTGGGCAGGTGAGTGCCATGGATCCAAGAATGCGGGAGCGCTATAACGACTGGAAAGCGCTGGTGGATACCAACGGCGATGGCCAACTCAGTGCTGCCGAACTCAGCGATCGCGATGTGCAGACGATTCTCAACGAAGCGAAGATTCCTTGGATTGATGACACTGCCGATGGCTCCAAAGGCAGTATGCTCATGCACCACAAGTTTATTGTGATTGACAATCGCCAAGTGATTGCGACTACGGCGAACTTTACCCTCAGTGATGTCCACGGCGACTTGGGACGACCCGATACCCGTGGCAATGCCAACTCCCTCTTGGTGATTGATAGTCCCGCCGTGGCACGCCTATTTACTGAGGAATTCAACATCATGTGGGGGGATGGTCCCGGTGGTCAGCCCAACAGTCGCTTTGGGGTCAAAAAGCCAGTGCGTCCCCCTCAACCAGTAGCGGTGGGCGATGCCATGGTTACGGTGCGCTTTTCGCCAACCCCGCGATCGCAACCTTGGTCTGTCTCCACCAATGGCTTGATTGGCCAAACACTACGTTGGGCACGCCAAAAAATTGACATGGCGCTTTTTGTCTTTTCAGATCAAGAACTATCCTACGTTTTAGAGGAACGCCATAACCAAGGGGTTAGCATTCGCGCCCTCATTGACTCAGGATTTATCTACCGTGACTTTAGCGAAGCCCTCGATATGATGGGGGTGGCGATGGCCAATACTGCCCAAGCCCGTCAAGGCAACTGTTACTACGAAGCCGGCAACCGCCCGTGGCAAAACCCCATTCAAACGGTGGGCACCCCCCTCCTACCAGAGGGCGATAAGCTGCACCACAAGTATGGCGTGGTCGACGATCGCACCGTCATTGTTGGTTCCCACAACTGGTCCGAGGCGGCCAACCGCGGCAATGATGAATTCTTGCTGGTCATCGAGCATCCTACGGTTGCAGCTCACTACGAACGGGAGTTTGAGCGGCTCTATAGCAATAGTCGTTTGGGTCTGCCGCAGCATATTCGCGATCGCA includes:
- a CDS encoding phospholipase D-like domain-containing protein; the protein is MFWQKLKWRRHGVYLLLFLLGLLIAAVVLTQLRSHPILRPALDPLPQHPQIAVHMNHSQAHSYQEPYRPYTREGEDLEAIMIEQIAKAQKTIDVAVQEFRLPNLAKALVARQQAGVRVRVAMENTYTAPWATYSAGQVSAMDPRMRERYNDWKALVDTNGDGQLSAAELSDRDVQTILNEAKIPWIDDTADGSKGSMLMHHKFIVIDNRQVIATTANFTLSDVHGDLGRPDTRGNANSLLVIDSPAVARLFTEEFNIMWGDGPGGQPNSRFGVKKPVRPPQPVAVGDAMVTVRFSPTPRSQPWSVSTNGLIGQTLRWARQKIDMALFVFSDQELSYVLEERHNQGVSIRALIDSGFIYRDFSEALDMMGVAMANTAQARQGNCYYEAGNRPWQNPIQTVGTPLLPEGDKLHHKYGVVDDRTVIVGSHNWSEAANRGNDEFLLVIEHPTVAAHYEREFERLYSNSRLGLPQHIRDRIQQQLTACGGKIATRPAPSSGNRASTPTTRVNLNTATAEELQTLPGVGPKLAAEIIRAREQKPFQSLADLDAVPGVGPKLLERLRDRVTW